Below is a genomic region from Henckelia pumila isolate YLH828 chromosome 3, ASM3356847v2, whole genome shotgun sequence.
ACGTGCATGTCATGTAAATTATTTTTTGTTAAAGAATATAATAGATAGGGaactaaaattataaagtaACAATACAGGATACTAAAACGACAAAGAAACTAACAAAATACTGTCCACTGTCCTCCAAAAAACAGAGCATAAACAGACTAATTGCATACAATcgaatgaataaataatatctcAAATATTTGTACCTTTACAATGTCATCCTGTGATACATCAGTGATCAGCTCACTTCTGATTTAATGAACaaataatatacatatatataatcataaGGTTAAAACTTTCCAATCGCACAAAAAGAATTATAGAAGCTAAGGCACATAATGTGGTCACACTCTTATCTACCAGATTGAGGGTAAACAAAGAATATATTCTTGCAATAAAATCAAGGGGGGAAGATATCAACTTGAACTTATATATATCTTCCAATTAAGCTCAAACCAAGAGTTTCTCCTTATAACTCAATGGCTTTCACTGCATATTTCACCAAACAAAACTTTTGCAAGCCATCAAGCTAGGTTCATGAAAGCGACTCGTGGTCCTCGAGGCTGAACTCCTTCCGCAGTTTACACGAAAAGAGCCGGCAAGCGTCCATGCTAAGGTCTATGGCAGCTGCAAGAGCCACAAACAACGCGGCATCGGCCATACACGTGACGTGCTGCACGCCGACTTGAACCATTGGTTTACTGCATTTTCCTTCCCCTTCCACACTCGACCCCATCACGAATCCTCGCGTTGGCAACAACAAGCTCAATCCCGATTCTTTTCTCGTGTTATCTATGCAAAATTCGCCACCGTTTTTCACACACATAGTACCTGTTGGAATTAATTAGTTCAATATGAAATGATCAGTTAAGTACATATCAAGATTCAAACTACTTATTCAAATTAACATTTTAATATCCCCTTATAATTAAGttcataaaaatttcaaaactccATTTACGACAGTTGTGTAATTTCAAATGCAACGTGTAATATTTCTCGTTATACCTTCGGCGATAGGGACTGCACTAGTTAAGCCATTGTCACTTGGTAGCTGGAATTTATAACCCAAGCCATCGACCTGCCCTCTCTCGCGCCACGCCTCAAGGCGACCCCACGGCTTCCAGCTGCTAACCGAGACTCCTTCGGGGCGGAGGATGAGCCAAGCACCGGGGTTAGAACGAGAAACCCGATCGGAGCCAGGGGACGAGGGGACGAATGGAGTGATCATAGAGGCTGCTGCAACTGCCGAGCCGGATAAATCATAAATGACGATCATCCATCCCTTTCGTTCCCGCCCAGCTTGCTTGTCCCGGTCCCCGGAAAACGTTCTCATCCATCCTCtgttgttcatgttgaaatcaGATGGAAGGGATCTGAATTGAATATAATGCCATTCAAGGAaacttaattaatattataatcaaGAACTACATGTTAAAATTTATGTTTGGTTAATGAACAAAAATGTTAAGGTACAAGAAAACAAATCTTTGCACATGCATAGAGAATCAAATCAATGGTGGTTGACATCACAACTACTTCAAGTGAATTTGCAACTTACTTTATTCATAGAAATTTCTAATTTTAATTAGGCATAGCCAAAAAATTACAATAAATCGTTACTGTTTTCACTTTTAGTCATTTTTAATCGAGAGGTACGTGTCGGCAAAGCGTCAATATaatgcaatttatcaaatccAAATTTGTAATTTTCCCGAAAATATACACTAcaatgagagaaaaaggaattaaaataagaaatatatatataatccaaaaAAAAAGGAGTAAATTCCAGGAAAGAATTAATGATGGAGAAAGGGTGCATGGCGGGGGTCCTATGATAATATATGCACCAAACAAAGCTAATTACTCCGTCAGCACCTGGCCCACGTTAGTGCATGATACACACAATTGGCTAAAAATGCGCAGGGGGTTTTGCATGACTCACCGTGACCTGTTATTCCGGTCGGCGCTGAACTTGCAGCTGAAAACCGGCTGCCGTATGTTTCCCTGAATCTGGAAAACCACCGGGCTGCACTCCGGCTCACCCCCGAACTGGAACACGAACCGGGGATCCGGCTCGGACCGGACAGTCACATGCAGCCTCGCCACCGGATCCCCTCCGCCGCCGCCTCCGATCTTCATCCACCCATTCTGGTAAACACAATTCCTCGTCTCCGCGGTGCCCAGGTTCACGCTTACCTTAACCGACCCCAGCAGCTTCCCGCCGGAGACGCCGCAGGTGCGCCCCATCCGCCCCCTGAAAACGGAGATTTTGACGTGCACGGGCTTGCATGAGATGCGGCGGAGCGCTTCGGTGTCGAGGTGGAAGCCGACGGAAGAGTACGAGATCGACTCGGTGGCCGCATTGGCGGCAGCGGGCCCGGAACCGCCGCAGAGAGGGAGGAGGGCTGTCTGGGAAGGGAAGTTCTTGATTTTAAGCTTGGCGTAGCATGGAGTGGCGGAGGGGTGAACCTCCGACCCGGCGGGCCTTGTGGCGGAGGGGAGATTCAGAGCTAGAGATTCGACGATCAAACGAACAAACGGGCATGGATCCATTTGTGAGTAATTGGAGGGAGAAATAGGAAGAAGGGGAAGGGGGTAGAAGTAAAGGAAGAGTGAGTTTTCGGAAAATTCTAGGAGTGAAAGTGTGGAATGAGCTGTTTCTTGTTTTTGTCTGCAAACTgtatttgctttcttttttttggggaagaagaagaaagcttcCTGAATTTCTCGCCacgatatatataatataaatttcataaatgcCAATTTCTCgtcgattaaaattaaaattacttTCATCCCATTGTGTCTCTCGTGACAGAACgtgaaaaattttaattagtACATGTACAATtccatgaaatttttttgattttaattatatgatttcCGTTGCCTTTTTTATATTCTATATCTATTTAGTACTACGTACGTACATATATGCTCATATAATTAATCCAATCACATGTAACCATTTTTTTACCCAATGTTACTTCGAACTTATAAAGGTTTGAGGTGGTTTTAATTAAATATCCGGATCTTCATGGGAAATGATAACTAGATTTTTAGTAATATAACCAGTTATTTATGTtaagttttaatatattatgtatGTATTGCGTggaagaaatattattttattagggAAGTAgttaaaaaaacttattttaaaaatatgtatatatatcactTTTAGTGTATAGATGTACATTTTTTGTTGGAAAAATAGTAATTAGTCATTTGAGATTTTGGTTCTCTATTTAATCTaattagaaatttaattttgGGGTTTTTACGTCAAAATACTAGTGTGATACTATATACAGTCAATTTTATATCGACACAGAGAAATATTGGATCGATACATCagaaaaatactaaaattaaaaaatataaaaaattaataatgaaatttaaaatttgtcaACATACAAGACTAAAATCATAAAGTGACATATATTATATTGAGTTTTGCTCTGCTGCCAACCTACCGTGTCCAATTCCAAtcaatgtgcccaccatgaggtgtcACTCAATTATTGGATGCACAATTCATcgcatccaatagttgagtgacacGTCATGGTGGGTACATTGAGTTGGTATGGTTGGTGGGCACTGGACAGCATAACAAAAttgatattatattatattatattatatatactatatatatatatataaccaaatttccaaaattttagtTCTTTTACGTACAATGAATCGATTATTTATATCACAAACTTTCTTTAAAACTTTTTCAACAAGTTTGTTGTACGTAATGAACTAATTAAACTATTTGCGGATAAGATAATTAGACAATATTGGGAAGTGGATATAATATGTTGCTTTCTTTTTATATAAAGTGGATGTCTCTTTGCAAATTACATTAGGATAGCTCATATCATGCATGATTAAGTATAGCATGTGTCAAATGATGAAATTGTCCttggtttttaaaatatttaattggagTCAATTATGATCGCccatcgaatatatatatatatattattataatattatttagagTTTCCAAATCATATTATATATTGATGTGTCACACATATATGCATATGACGACATATGTTGAAGAATATTGAATTACTAGTTAAGATAGAGTATACTAATGTTAATTATGATAATGCATGATTAattacattaaatttaatttaaattataatttcatGCTTAGTTGTGTATAAtgatgattaattatttatcatgaaTCTTTAATAACTGTTTGAACATGTGCCTGCTCAATATAGTAATTAATCTATAGGGGGGAAATGTTTAATTACCCATGCTGAGATTAGATTTAGGTTCTGATTGTGTTGTCCATAAAATATTCCCATGATTTGATTAGGGAAAGTCGTTGCTAACTATTCCAAGTTATTGAATTTTACCGGTATTAGTTTATACGGTAACGAATATCGTTTTGCTGAaagatataaataatataatatgtaataattatataaatcaGATTTTCTGAACAAaagtaataaatatatattaatctcTAGTGTCATATTGTTTCAATCGCATTCAAATTTCATGAGGCCAATTGTTGCTATTTAATTAACAATCTTATTCACAGTAACTAAATTAATCATCTTATAATTTATAAGAATCAAATATGTGATAAGGACTTTACTATCAATCGCAAAATCAAGCAATTGTTAATGACAATTGGAACTTCTTAAATTCGGTTTAATATGCATGCTCTCCGTCGATTAGTCATTAATTGGTAGAGTTTCTGTCTTTTAGGTATTAACcaatatttttactttttaaaaccgaaccgaaccggtCGGTTCGATCGCTTCGACAGCGTATCGATCACGGATCCGATtcgtaataatattaaaaaccaTTTTTCCAGTCCAATTGCTTGGAACCGATCAAAAACAGGTCAGAAGAACCCTGAACCGATGAACCGATTCGACCGgttcatcaatttttttaaatccataatttttttaaaaaaattacttatTTCTTATATCCcttaaaaatttatttcctatatttaaaatttaaaagtcttatttttttataatatatacatgattatttgatttaaactatttaaaattatattttagtagTATTTGAgcttattttgatttattttttgcttataaaatttataaataattatatttgatattttgattatatatattttgttgtttagattttaaactttagaaaatttatattttattatatatattacatatttaatgtttttaaaattataaatatatcaattactatattatattaCTATTTTATACAATAAAATAATGTTCCGATCCGGTTTGAATGTTCGATGAAATCGGTCCAATCGATTGaaccattttttaaaagttACCGATTCAATTACCAGCTCAATTATAAAAACACTGATATTAATCACTCTATATTGTTAATCATGTACCACTCTAAGAATTACGACATCGAGTGTCAACAATAATCCACAATAATAGGGTAATTTAATTCGTTTATTTAAAATTCTTCAATTAATTTCTTTGTAAGAACAATTATTGTTTCATCGATCTCAACATACTAGCTAATTAAGTAAATGTAAACtatattgtttttattaaaatgGACAATCTATCAGTTAAATCAAATTTTAGATTGATGTATTACCAGGTCGTTATAGCATAAATATTAGggttttatccaaaaaaatgtTAACTGATTAACACCAATGATGTTTACAGAATATCACCAAacgaatgataaaaaaaaaaaaaaaaaactgtaaCTCTCAagttgaatatatttatttccAAATATAAGTATATCGAATTATAACTACTCTGACATTTGCTAGAGAGaacatttttttattacattattagTATAACTAGAGAGAAGGTTGATTGGTCTTGAACTCGAACAaagttttctttgtttttttttttacctcgATAAAACTCGTCATCGTTATATTTCGATGTACATTATGTAATTAAATAACTCGACATATAACATTAGTCAAGTAAATTATATTAGACAAAATTTTGCACGACGATTCGCCCAAAAAACGTTGCTAATTAACTAGTAACTCGAAAACTTCGttctcatttattttttttatcggtTAGTACCAAatctttattaatttattatcacgAGAAAATGGCGAATGGGTATGACGAGAAAGTGCTGAAAAAACGAGGCCCACCTGAGGTCCCAAACAGCTAGATTTTGGTTGTCACCATATCatcaatatatattaatttccaGGTTGGAATTTAGTTTATTATTCAAGCCTATAttatcttctttttatttttccttgtagatatttattacatttaattaGCGTAGGACTCCGACATGTCAATGTCGGCCACACCAAGGTTGCCTATCGATTGAATTCGAGTTGATCGagtttattaaaattttcaaattcaaaaaatagaTTTATATAGCctcaaatattatttattagggCCCAATAATTCATTAATTTATAGTTcttataattttaaatcatgAACTCAAATATCTTAATTGAACATTGTTTTGCGAACAATATGGATTAATGAATTTATGATGATGGAAACAATATATACAGCGATGATTAATCATTGCATATCTATTACTaagatatatattaaaattaaacttttaggcaccgtttggtttgaggtatgatataagtaatatatagataaatagtataatgtaataaaaaataaataaaaaatgatagttaaaattgtattagatttgattgatagattatggtttatttgatttgattgattaaattttatataaaaatgttaaatgactattttgtccttttaacaataaataaaataaa
It encodes:
- the LOC140892020 gene encoding uncharacterized protein — encoded protein: MDPCPFVRLIVESLALNLPSATRPAGSEVHPSATPCYAKLKIKNFPSQTALLPLCGGSGPAAANAATESISYSSVGFHLDTEALRRISCKPVHVKISVFRGRMGRTCGVSGGKLLGSVKVSVNLGTAETRNCVYQNGWMKIGGGGGGDPVARLHVTVRSEPDPRFVFQFGGEPECSPVVFQIQGNIRQPVFSCKFSADRNNRSRSLPSDFNMNNRGWMRTFSGDRDKQAGRERKGWMIVIYDLSGSAVAAASMITPFVPSSPGSDRVSRSNPGAWLILRPEGVSVSSWKPWGRLEAWRERGQVDGLGYKFQLPSDNGLTSAVPIAEGTMCVKNGGEFCIDNTRKESGLSLLLPTRGFVMGSSVEGEGKCSKPMVQVGVQHVTCMADAALFVALAAAIDLSMDACRLFSCKLRKEFSLEDHESLS